In Levilactobacillus brevis, a single genomic region encodes these proteins:
- the smpB gene encoding SsrA-binding protein SmpB, producing MAKKKSKKTPDNVLAQNRKARHDYFVTETVEAGLVLTGTEIKSIRERRINLQDGFAQIRNSEAWLMNVHINEYVQGNRFNHDPLRNRKLLLHKKQIHRLGLAAQDKGVTLIPLKVYLKHGFAKVLIGVAHGKREFDKRETIKRREQDRQIARVMKRY from the coding sequence TTGGCTAAGAAAAAGTCTAAAAAAACGCCGGATAACGTGCTCGCCCAGAACCGTAAGGCCCGTCACGATTACTTTGTGACGGAAACGGTCGAGGCGGGACTCGTGCTGACTGGAACCGAGATTAAATCGATTCGAGAACGGCGGATTAATTTACAAGATGGATTTGCGCAGATTCGCAATAGCGAAGCGTGGTTGATGAACGTCCATATCAATGAGTACGTTCAGGGAAACCGGTTCAACCACGATCCGTTGCGGAATCGCAAACTGTTATTGCACAAGAAACAAATTCACCGGCTCGGGCTAGCAGCCCAGGATAAGGGGGTCACCCTGATTCCGCTCAAGGTTTATCTGAAGCATGGTTTTGCCAAGGTACTCATTGGGGTTGCTCACGGGAAACGGGAATTTGATAAACGTGAAACCATCAAGCGGCGTGAACAAGACCGGCAAATTGCCCGGGTCATGAAGCGT